From Acidipropionibacterium acidipropionici, one genomic window encodes:
- a CDS encoding ATP-binding protein: MFRYLPRVADRELKTRMSTIGAILIDGPKGCGKTETAMQVARSSIWFDTDPNAAAMLSLNPEELFNRELPIVFDEWQRAPEIWDHVRRHVDDLQRKGLYLLTGSATPAGARELHSGAGRIGTLHMRPMSLFESGHSTGEVSLAALLRGETQRASRSPLGVAELLERIVVGGWPALVGETESTARAWLADYLDQIVEVDIPSLGTTRRAPARLRRTLASLGRSVGQSVKMSALAADIGGDTDRPAAKETVTAYLDALDRLKLTDNSASWQPHMRSRTRLRESPVRYFVDPSLGTAALRISSKGLLQDLEAAGFHFEAMAVRDLRIYSQLMGGSVYSWREAHGRKEVDAVVETPDGWGAFEVKLTGDPRIIDGAAANLLAFADEIDPKRTGAPAALVVITATGAAGRRPDGVHVVPLTTLGP; encoded by the coding sequence GTGTTCAGGTATCTCCCACGCGTAGCGGACCGCGAGCTGAAGACCCGTATGTCGACGATCGGTGCCATCCTGATCGATGGTCCCAAGGGTTGCGGGAAGACCGAGACGGCCATGCAGGTGGCGAGGAGCTCCATCTGGTTCGACACCGATCCCAACGCTGCCGCGATGCTCAGCCTCAATCCGGAGGAGCTGTTCAATCGCGAACTTCCCATCGTCTTCGACGAGTGGCAGCGCGCTCCGGAGATCTGGGACCACGTGAGACGCCATGTCGATGACCTCCAGCGGAAGGGGCTCTACCTCCTCACGGGTTCCGCCACCCCTGCCGGCGCCCGCGAACTCCACTCCGGAGCAGGACGTATCGGAACCTTGCACATGCGCCCCATGAGCCTGTTCGAGTCCGGGCACTCGACCGGTGAAGTGTCCTTGGCGGCACTGTTGAGAGGGGAGACCCAACGTGCGAGCCGCAGCCCGCTCGGCGTCGCTGAGCTCCTCGAGCGGATCGTCGTGGGCGGGTGGCCGGCACTCGTGGGCGAGACCGAGTCAACGGCCAGAGCCTGGCTGGCCGACTACCTGGACCAAATCGTCGAGGTGGACATTCCAAGTCTGGGGACGACGAGGCGGGCGCCGGCGCGTCTTCGACGGACTCTCGCCTCACTCGGTCGATCCGTGGGGCAGTCGGTGAAGATGAGCGCACTGGCGGCAGATATCGGAGGTGACACGGATCGCCCCGCGGCCAAAGAGACGGTGACCGCGTACCTGGATGCCTTGGACAGGCTGAAACTGACTGACAACTCGGCATCCTGGCAACCCCACATGCGATCGCGTACCAGGTTGAGGGAGTCGCCCGTGCGCTACTTCGTCGACCCATCACTGGGGACAGCTGCGCTGCGTATCAGCTCGAAGGGCCTGCTGCAGGATCTGGAGGCCGCTGGGTTCCATTTCGAAGCGATGGCCGTCAGAGACCTCCGCATCTACTCACAACTGATGGGAGGTTCGGTGTACTCGTGGCGGGAGGCGCATGGACGCAAGGAGGTGGACGCGGTTGTCGAGACCCCGGACGGTTGGGGTGCATTCGAGGTGAAACTCACCGGAGATCCGAGGATCATCGACGGCGCTGCCGCGAACCTGTTGGCTTTCGCTGATGAGATCGATCCGAAACGGACGGGTGCTCCTGCGGCGCTGGTCGTGATCACGGCGACGGGCGCCGCCGGCCGGAGACCCGACGGCGTCCACGTCGTCCCACTGACCACTCTTGGACCGTGA
- a CDS encoding GNAT family N-acetyltransferase — MAKPTITDNTEEHRYEARLDGELAGYLVYEQTGDVVDLPHTLVFPQYEGKGIAGRLVRHGLDDIRDRGLTVTPTCPYVDSWIQRHPDYADLVHQS; from the coding sequence ATGGCCAAGCCCACCATCACCGACAACACCGAGGAGCACCGCTACGAGGCGCGCCTGGACGGCGAACTCGCCGGATACCTGGTCTACGAACAGACCGGCGACGTCGTCGACCTGCCCCACACCCTTGTCTTCCCGCAGTACGAGGGGAAGGGCATCGCCGGGAGGCTGGTCCGCCACGGGCTCGACGACATCCGGGACCGCGGACTGACGGTGACGCCGACCTGCCCCTACGTCGACTCGTGGATCCAGCGCCATCCCGACTACGCCGACCTGGTGCACCAGAGCTGA
- a CDS encoding ribbon-helix-helix domain-containing protein, whose product MSKQLLHGKPVSDEQIQSWADEAEAGYDPSKLPKPRRGRPPVGDGPGIVVPVRLDAATIAALTARADAEGISTRSEAVRAAIREWLDVA is encoded by the coding sequence ATGAGCAAGCAACTGCTGCACGGCAAGCCCGTCAGCGATGAGCAGATCCAGTCGTGGGCCGACGAGGCCGAGGCCGGGTACGACCCGTCGAAGCTTCCCAAGCCTCGGCGTGGCCGCCCGCCTGTCGGCGACGGTCCCGGGATCGTCGTTCCCGTCCGCCTCGACGCCGCCACCATCGCCGCATTGACTGCACGCGCGGATGCCGAAGGCATCAGCACCCGCTCCGAAGCCGTCCGCGCAGCCATCCGCGAGTGGCTCGACGTTGCCTGA
- the relB gene encoding type II toxin-antitoxin system RelB family antitoxin → MTSTLGSPISVRLPQELRDRVVALAHATRRSQGDVVREVLERDLGALEWEQRIADRAADLRAGRVKAVSADEVDRQLGLDGEPPATSLDDIS, encoded by the coding sequence ATGACCTCCACTCTGGGCAGTCCTATCTCCGTCCGGCTCCCCCAGGAGCTCCGTGATCGCGTTGTCGCCCTCGCGCACGCCACGCGCCGCAGCCAGGGCGACGTCGTCCGTGAAGTCCTCGAGCGCGACCTGGGTGCACTCGAGTGGGAGCAACGCATCGCCGATCGGGCCGCGGATCTGCGCGCGGGACGCGTCAAGGCCGTTTCCGCCGACGAGGTCGATCGGCAACTCGGTCTTGACGGGGAACCGCCGGCCACCTCGCTCGACGACATCTCATGA
- a CDS encoding type II toxin-antitoxin system RelE family toxin — protein sequence MTEWVLEYDPDAARWLRKADPQTARRIRNNLKAVIATGDPRIRGKALTGRLAGMWRYRIGDYRVICDIQDAKLVVLIVEVGKRDHIYD from the coding sequence ATGACCGAGTGGGTCCTCGAGTACGATCCCGACGCCGCCCGATGGCTCCGCAAGGCCGACCCCCAGACGGCCCGTCGCATCCGGAACAACCTTAAGGCCGTGATCGCCACCGGAGATCCGCGCATCCGCGGCAAGGCGCTGACTGGTCGCCTGGCGGGCATGTGGCGCTATCGCATCGGCGACTATCGGGTGATCTGCGACATCCAGGACGCGAAACTTGTCGTCCTCATCGTTGAGGTGGGTAAGCGCGACCACATCTACGACTGA
- a CDS encoding Dps family protein, whose product MTEQSITVPKHAGDTRTAAENAEKGFRASQELSDNIQKVLVDLIALSLVGKQAHWNIVGPNFRDLHLNLDEVVDIARDGSDEFAERLRALHATPDGRPSVVAARTSIEQFPQGEVSTHDAIDLIVAAIETTVATMREVHDAVDAEDPTTSDMLHEYTQKLEQQAWFISSETRAPEKA is encoded by the coding sequence ATGACCGAGCAGTCCATCACCGTTCCGAAGCACGCTGGAGACACCCGGACCGCCGCGGAGAACGCTGAGAAGGGCTTCCGCGCGTCCCAGGAGCTGAGCGACAACATCCAGAAGGTCCTGGTCGATCTCATCGCCCTGAGCCTGGTCGGCAAGCAGGCCCACTGGAACATCGTGGGGCCGAACTTCCGCGACCTTCACCTCAACCTGGACGAGGTCGTCGACATCGCCCGTGACGGGTCCGACGAGTTCGCCGAGCGTCTGCGTGCCCTCCACGCCACCCCGGACGGCCGGCCGTCGGTGGTCGCAGCCCGCACCTCCATCGAGCAGTTCCCGCAGGGCGAGGTGTCGACCCACGACGCCATCGACCTCATCGTGGCCGCTATCGAGACCACTGTCGCCACAATGCGCGAGGTGCATGACGCCGTGGACGCGGAGGATCCGACCACCTCGGACATGCTGCACGAGTACACCCAGAAGCTGGAGCAGCAGGCCTGGTTCATCAGCTCCGAGACCCGCGCCCCCGAGAAGGCCTGA
- a CDS encoding Crp/Fnr family transcriptional regulator yields the protein MKNLPLTDVTEHVSCVRLVPLFGGLSAADQDAVGALARPTTLERGEAFGPATGRLAVVHRGQVKVSRLSASGHERVLRLAGPGDFVGEGSFLTGEAPSYLIEAAAPTRMCVFSRADLAPLIAAHPSVAMAMMRSLAQRLDDAEHRLSLASTSRPARIAGYLLDQPGSAEESGYRVRLPMAKKDTASLLGMTPESFSRGLDALRSKGLIATSGAEITLRDVDALEELAAG from the coding sequence GTGAAGAACCTGCCTCTGACCGACGTCACCGAGCATGTGAGCTGTGTGCGTCTGGTCCCGCTGTTCGGCGGTCTCAGCGCGGCCGATCAGGACGCCGTCGGGGCCCTGGCCAGGCCGACGACGCTGGAACGGGGGGAGGCGTTCGGCCCGGCGACCGGGCGTCTGGCCGTCGTCCACCGGGGGCAGGTGAAGGTGTCGCGGCTCTCGGCGAGCGGCCACGAGCGGGTGCTGCGGCTGGCCGGGCCCGGCGACTTCGTGGGGGAGGGGTCCTTCCTCACCGGCGAGGCGCCGAGCTATCTCATCGAGGCCGCCGCCCCCACCAGGATGTGCGTCTTCTCCCGGGCCGACCTGGCGCCCTTGATCGCCGCCCATCCGTCGGTGGCGATGGCGATGATGCGTTCACTGGCTCAGCGGCTGGACGACGCCGAGCACCGGCTGAGCCTGGCCTCCACCAGCCGTCCGGCACGGATCGCCGGCTATCTGCTCGACCAGCCGGGCAGCGCCGAGGAGTCGGGCTACCGGGTGAGGCTGCCGATGGCCAAGAAGGACACGGCGTCGCTGCTCGGGATGACCCCGGAGTCGTTCAGCAGGGGCCTGGACGCCCTGCGCTCCAAGGGCCTGATCGCCACCTCGGGCGCGGAGATCACGCTGCGCGACGTCGACGCCCTGGAGGAACTGGCCGCCGGCTGA
- a CDS encoding heavy-metal-associated domain-containing protein, translating to MSTNEITTTHTVLRAEGFSCPSCVAKITGALEKLPGVGDVTVHFASGRIEADHDEARTSVDDLIAAVGKLGYPATASAF from the coding sequence ATGAGCACCAACGAGATCACCACCACCCACACCGTGCTGCGCGCCGAGGGGTTCTCCTGCCCCTCCTGCGTCGCCAAGATCACCGGGGCCCTGGAGAAGCTGCCCGGCGTCGGCGACGTCACCGTGCACTTCGCCTCCGGACGCATCGAGGCCGACCACGACGAGGCCCGCACCAGCGTCGACGATCTGATCGCCGCCGTCGGCAAGCTGGGCTACCCCGCCACCGCCTCGGCCTTCTGA
- a CDS encoding heavy metal translocating P-type ATPase, which translates to MMSAIRRPGPRLAAAGILIAAALVMGRLGTDWALPGNIAMAAAAIISTIPIAAAALRALRSRTIGIDLLVTIASIGALAIGNYWEAAAVTFLFAFGHVLEQGAMTRTRSALTDLVRSAPQDAVLVRDGRTETVPTRTLRPDDVVLVAAGSSVPVDGTVISGSGAADESAVTGESMPAEKTPGDQVRSGTTLTSGMVQVRAEKVGSQTLLARIVARVEEAQDARGRVQTMMDRFGRWYTPAIIVLAIVVGLISGSLTLALTLLVIGCPGALVISVPVAVVAGIGRGARDGILIRGGEHLETAAKVDTVVFDKTGTLTTGHPELTDVVAYGAADEEEVLRWAALAEIGSGHPLAGPILDAARSHGVAPEGVPGEADAIPGRGLIADVLDAEHPQTRHRVVVGTVELAGQELGSDKESDTAWAARTSARLAGGGATPVTVVRDGVLLGVLAIADTIRADAPAALARLRRTGVTRLVMLSGDRQEVASAVADQLGIDDARGGLLPEDKLAAVQELRAGGAVVAMVGDGINDAPALAAADVGVAMGAAGSALAVETSDIALMADDLTRLPESLRLARRTRAVIRQNIVIAVATVTLLLAGVLLGGVTMALGMLVHEASVLVVIVNALRLLGRRARTREESRQDQAGKQDQPWQTSEHGGSRSGRPGASPQQQAA; encoded by the coding sequence ATGATGTCTGCTATCAGACGCCCGGGGCCGCGACTTGCCGCCGCCGGGATCCTCATCGCGGCCGCCCTGGTGATGGGCCGCCTCGGCACCGATTGGGCACTGCCCGGCAACATCGCCATGGCTGCCGCCGCCATCATCTCGACCATCCCGATCGCGGCGGCCGCCCTGCGGGCGCTGCGCTCCAGGACGATCGGGATCGACCTGCTGGTCACCATCGCCTCGATCGGGGCCCTGGCGATCGGCAACTACTGGGAGGCGGCCGCCGTCACCTTCCTCTTCGCATTCGGCCACGTCCTGGAGCAGGGGGCCATGACGCGCACCCGATCGGCCCTCACCGATCTGGTGCGCTCGGCCCCCCAGGACGCGGTCCTGGTGCGCGACGGACGCACCGAGACCGTGCCCACCCGCACCCTGAGGCCCGACGACGTCGTACTGGTCGCCGCCGGCAGCTCCGTCCCGGTCGACGGGACGGTGATCTCGGGATCCGGTGCCGCCGACGAGTCGGCGGTGACCGGGGAATCCATGCCCGCCGAGAAGACGCCGGGCGACCAGGTGCGCTCCGGCACCACGCTCACCTCGGGGATGGTCCAGGTGCGCGCCGAGAAGGTGGGCTCCCAGACCCTGCTGGCCCGCATCGTGGCCAGGGTCGAGGAGGCCCAGGACGCCCGCGGACGGGTGCAGACGATGATGGATCGGTTCGGACGCTGGTACACCCCGGCCATCATCGTGCTTGCGATCGTCGTCGGGCTCATCAGCGGCAGCCTCACGCTGGCCCTCACCCTGCTGGTGATCGGCTGCCCCGGCGCCCTCGTGATCTCGGTGCCGGTGGCCGTGGTCGCCGGTATCGGACGCGGGGCCCGCGACGGCATCCTCATCCGCGGCGGGGAGCATCTGGAGACCGCGGCGAAGGTCGACACCGTCGTCTTCGACAAGACCGGGACGCTGACCACCGGGCATCCCGAACTCACCGACGTCGTGGCGTACGGGGCCGCAGACGAGGAGGAGGTGCTGCGGTGGGCGGCGCTGGCCGAGATCGGCTCCGGGCACCCGCTGGCCGGCCCGATCCTCGACGCCGCCCGGAGCCACGGCGTCGCCCCCGAGGGAGTTCCCGGCGAGGCCGACGCGATCCCGGGACGCGGCCTGATCGCCGACGTGCTGGACGCCGAGCACCCGCAGACCCGCCATCGGGTGGTCGTCGGCACAGTGGAACTGGCCGGCCAGGAGCTGGGCTCCGACAAGGAGTCCGACACCGCATGGGCGGCCCGGACGTCCGCGCGGCTGGCCGGCGGCGGGGCCACGCCGGTCACCGTCGTCCGCGACGGCGTCCTGCTCGGCGTGCTCGCGATCGCCGATACGATCCGGGCCGACGCCCCCGCCGCACTGGCCCGGCTTCGCCGCACCGGCGTCACCCGTCTGGTGATGCTGAGCGGCGACCGGCAGGAGGTCGCAAGCGCGGTGGCCGATCAGCTCGGCATCGACGACGCCCGTGGCGGGCTGCTGCCCGAGGACAAGCTGGCTGCAGTCCAGGAGCTGCGCGCCGGCGGAGCGGTCGTGGCCATGGTGGGCGATGGGATCAATGACGCCCCGGCCCTGGCGGCCGCCGACGTCGGGGTGGCGATGGGGGCGGCCGGCAGCGCCCTGGCGGTGGAGACCTCCGACATCGCGCTGATGGCCGACGACCTCACCCGGCTGCCGGAGTCGCTGAGGCTGGCCCGCCGCACCCGCGCGGTGATCCGCCAGAACATCGTCATCGCCGTCGCGACGGTGACCCTGCTGCTGGCCGGGGTGCTGCTCGGAGGGGTGACGATGGCGCTGGGGATGCTCGTCCACGAGGCGTCTGTGCTCGTGGTCATCGTCAACGCCCTGAGACTGCTGGGACGCCGAGCCCGCACCCGCGAGGAGTCCCGCCAGGACCAGGCCGGCAAGCAGGATCAGCCGTGGCAGACTTCAGAGCATGGCGGATCGAGATCGGGACGCCCAGGGGCGTCCCCGCAACAGCAGGCCGCGTGA
- a CDS encoding DUF309 domain-containing protein, producing the protein MTPDDLELPGPETLEMAQELLDRGRPFHAHEVLEARWKNCPEAERDLWHGLAQLAVGVTHQMRGNTTGAIRLIGRGAMYLRPYATAAAPARVEEVDVAGILSWADATVTALEDGHGIDTVVTLRQKASS; encoded by the coding sequence GTGACTCCGGACGACCTGGAGCTGCCGGGCCCCGAGACCCTGGAGATGGCCCAGGAGCTGCTCGACCGGGGCCGGCCCTTCCACGCCCACGAGGTACTCGAGGCCAGGTGGAAGAACTGCCCCGAGGCGGAGCGGGACCTGTGGCACGGTCTGGCCCAGCTGGCCGTCGGCGTCACCCACCAGATGCGCGGCAACACGACCGGCGCGATCAGGCTCATCGGGCGCGGGGCCATGTACCTGCGCCCCTACGCGACGGCGGCCGCACCGGCCCGCGTCGAGGAGGTGGACGTGGCGGGCATCCTGTCCTGGGCCGATGCCACCGTCACCGCACTCGAGGACGGCCACGGGATCGACACCGTGGTGACACTGCGTCAGAAGGCATCCTCATGA
- a CDS encoding DUF488 domain-containing protein has protein sequence MTTFQIANIRDDIREGSADSGYRVLVDRIWPRGVSKERAGLDEHRKEVAPSNELRKWFGHDPVRFDEFTAHYRAELDASGAAETFARDMAGHPLVTLLYGAKDHEHNQAVVLKQVLEELDGHTA, from the coding sequence ATGACGACGTTCCAGATCGCCAATATCCGCGACGACATCCGCGAGGGCAGTGCCGACTCCGGCTACCGCGTCCTGGTGGACAGGATCTGGCCGCGCGGCGTCAGCAAGGAGCGGGCCGGCCTGGACGAGCACCGCAAGGAGGTCGCCCCGAGCAACGAGCTGCGCAAATGGTTCGGCCACGACCCGGTGCGTTTCGACGAGTTCACGGCCCACTACCGGGCAGAATTGGACGCCTCCGGCGCCGCCGAGACCTTCGCCCGGGACATGGCCGGCCACCCGCTGGTGACACTGCTCTACGGCGCGAAGGATCACGAGCACAACCAGGCGGTCGTTCTGAAGCAGGTCCTGGAGGAGCTGGACGGGCACACCGCCTGA
- a CDS encoding multicopper oxidase domain-containing protein, whose translation MPEITSRPQEDPGRPAPKGSDRTRRSAWHRKASAPVSVWLVALLAVVIGGHWIPQQRWLLVHMVTLGVATTSILVWGQYFTESILHEKLAEPDRKRQVWRIRILNLGVLACCVGMVPSWPWVVVAGATVVGLAMCWYALDLGLQVRRALPGRFDATVRFYSAAACLLPLGAIAGAVMAFSPEEPWRTRLLMAHQGLNIMGFVGLTAVGTLVTLWPTVLRTKMQPTQDRNGRRALWIMCAAVLVMTVGSLAGWWWLEAAGVLAELAGLCVVGVDLVRCAMKKPPRDFPGYSMGAAVIWFAIWLGWLAATILIKRDHLLQEDITALTVPVVVGFLLQLLLGAMSYLMPMVMGGGPAIVRATNARMHTLGALRATATNAGLVIWALAAGTWTSRIGLGLAILGMAGFLPAMVAMVKTGVGMLRAKRAAAEQKAPVPAADRADHSPEGRSGAPEPGKAAPASKMRTPTNHPAPAPTAPASRRSFAEAAIGLGAALGAVAVGRRLDGDTSGSGSSGHVTATGRTTTVKISMKDMHYHPSAVEVPAGNRLVVQLHNADPEQTHDLYFPSGAASRRLAPGQSQTVDAGVISAPTQGWCTIVGHRSMGMELEVTVGGASASQNGSSAATSTRRKIDLTKAPGAGFRTRDARLPALLAGRDHTMTLTVTESTQEVAPGATIRAMTYNGRVMGPAIHARIGDTMDVHLVNRGSMGHSIDFHAGTVSPNAVMRTISPGASLDYRFTLHRSGVWLYHCSTMPMSSHIAAGMYGAVVVPPHDLARADREYLLVQSETYLDAANGKEVDADKIAAETPDLTMFNGHANQYVFAPLTAKVGERVRIWVLAAGPSRGISFHVVGTQFDTVFKEGAYLLRPDNAEGGGAQALDLASAQGGFVEMVFEEPGRYTFVNHSFVEMERGARGLIEVIS comes from the coding sequence GTGCCTGAGATCACCTCGCGCCCGCAAGAGGATCCGGGGAGACCCGCCCCGAAGGGCTCCGACCGGACCCGCCGCAGCGCCTGGCACCGCAAGGCCTCCGCCCCGGTGTCGGTGTGGCTGGTGGCCCTTCTCGCCGTGGTGATCGGCGGGCACTGGATCCCCCAGCAGCGGTGGCTGCTGGTGCACATGGTGACCCTCGGCGTGGCGACCACCTCGATCCTGGTGTGGGGGCAGTACTTCACCGAGTCGATCCTCCACGAGAAGCTCGCGGAGCCGGACCGCAAGCGTCAGGTGTGGCGGATCCGCATCCTCAACCTCGGCGTGCTGGCCTGCTGCGTCGGCATGGTGCCGAGCTGGCCGTGGGTGGTGGTGGCCGGCGCTACCGTCGTCGGTCTGGCGATGTGCTGGTATGCCCTCGACCTGGGCCTGCAGGTGCGCCGCGCCCTGCCGGGACGATTCGACGCCACCGTGCGGTTCTACAGCGCCGCGGCCTGCCTGCTGCCACTGGGCGCGATCGCCGGGGCGGTGATGGCCTTCTCACCCGAGGAGCCCTGGCGCACCCGACTGCTGATGGCCCACCAGGGGCTCAACATCATGGGGTTCGTGGGGCTGACGGCGGTCGGCACCCTGGTGACCCTGTGGCCCACGGTGCTGCGCACGAAGATGCAGCCCACCCAGGACCGCAACGGGAGGCGGGCGCTGTGGATCATGTGCGCCGCCGTTCTCGTGATGACGGTCGGATCGCTGGCCGGATGGTGGTGGCTCGAGGCCGCCGGGGTGCTCGCCGAACTGGCCGGGCTGTGCGTCGTCGGGGTCGACCTGGTGCGCTGCGCCATGAAGAAGCCCCCGCGGGACTTCCCCGGATACTCGATGGGTGCGGCGGTCATCTGGTTCGCCATCTGGCTGGGATGGCTGGCCGCCACCATCCTCATCAAGCGCGACCACCTGCTCCAGGAGGACATCACCGCCCTCACCGTGCCAGTGGTCGTCGGCTTCCTGCTGCAGTTGCTGCTGGGGGCCATGAGCTACCTCATGCCGATGGTGATGGGCGGAGGGCCGGCGATCGTGCGCGCCACCAACGCGAGGATGCATACCCTGGGGGCGCTGCGGGCCACCGCCACTAACGCCGGACTGGTGATCTGGGCGCTGGCCGCCGGGACGTGGACCTCCCGGATCGGACTGGGACTGGCCATTCTCGGGATGGCGGGATTCCTGCCGGCGATGGTCGCCATGGTGAAGACCGGGGTCGGGATGCTGCGGGCGAAACGGGCCGCGGCCGAGCAGAAGGCCCCGGTGCCGGCGGCCGACCGCGCGGATCACTCGCCCGAGGGCCGTTCTGGGGCTCCGGAGCCCGGGAAGGCCGCTCCAGCTAGCAAAATGCGCACTCCCACCAACCATCCGGCCCCGGCTCCCACCGCCCCGGCCTCCCGGCGCTCCTTCGCCGAGGCGGCGATCGGCCTGGGCGCCGCCCTGGGAGCGGTGGCCGTGGGCCGGCGCCTTGACGGGGACACCTCCGGCTCCGGGTCTTCCGGCCATGTCACCGCGACCGGCCGCACCACCACCGTCAAGATCTCGATGAAGGACATGCACTACCACCCGTCGGCGGTCGAGGTGCCCGCCGGGAACCGCCTGGTGGTCCAGCTCCACAATGCCGATCCGGAGCAGACCCACGACCTCTACTTCCCCTCCGGTGCGGCCTCGAGGCGGCTGGCCCCCGGGCAGAGCCAGACCGTGGACGCCGGAGTCATCAGCGCCCCCACCCAGGGGTGGTGCACCATCGTGGGCCACCGCTCGATGGGCATGGAGCTCGAGGTGACGGTCGGCGGCGCCTCCGCCTCCCAAAACGGATCCTCGGCGGCAACGTCCACCCGCCGGAAGATCGACCTCACCAAGGCGCCCGGTGCGGGATTCCGCACCCGTGACGCCAGACTCCCGGCCCTGCTGGCCGGGCGTGATCACACGATGACCCTCACGGTCACCGAGTCCACCCAGGAGGTGGCCCCGGGCGCCACGATCCGCGCCATGACCTACAACGGGCGGGTGATGGGACCGGCGATCCACGCCCGGATCGGCGACACCATGGACGTCCACCTGGTCAACCGCGGCTCGATGGGCCACTCGATCGACTTCCACGCCGGGACCGTCTCCCCCAATGCCGTGATGCGCACCATCTCGCCGGGGGCGTCCCTGGACTACCGCTTCACTCTGCACCGGTCGGGCGTCTGGCTGTACCACTGCTCGACGATGCCGATGAGCTCGCACATCGCCGCCGGCATGTACGGGGCGGTCGTCGTGCCTCCCCACGACCTGGCCCGCGCCGACCGCGAGTACCTGCTGGTGCAGTCGGAGACCTACCTCGACGCCGCCAACGGCAAGGAGGTCGACGCCGACAAGATCGCGGCCGAGACCCCCGATCTCACGATGTTCAACGGCCACGCCAACCAGTACGTCTTCGCCCCACTGACCGCGAAGGTCGGGGAGCGGGTGAGGATCTGGGTTCTGGCCGCAGGCCCGAGTCGTGGTATCTCATTCCATGTGGTGGGTACCCAGTTCGACACGGTCTTCAAGGAGGGCGCCTACCTGCTGCGCCCCGACAACGCCGAGGGCGGCGGGGCCCAGGCCCTGGATCTGGCCAGCGCCCAGGGAGGATTCGTGGAGATGGTCTTCGAGGAACCGGGCCGCTACACCTTCGTCAACCACTCCTTCGTCGAGATGGAGCGCGGGGCGAGGGGACTCATCGAGGTGATCTCATGA
- a CDS encoding helix-turn-helix transcriptional regulator — translation MTENQHTLTDPGADSPADRVVEALRRRGGTASAAEVGADLGIHVSTARFHLDHLVEDGRARSGREKRATRGRPRTMFTLTPDPKEGPRAYQMLAGVLVDHLSRQDDAVALAHQAGVEWGRRYAGVDVTEILEQIGFAPCTTLVDDDQDEGPDGEARIALRHCPFIDVVQEHAALLCPLHRGVVEGVVGHPVTLEAHPGATCYVDLEQAG, via the coding sequence ATGACCGAGAATCAGCACACACTCACCGATCCCGGGGCCGATTCTCCGGCCGACCGGGTCGTCGAGGCCCTCAGGCGCCGTGGCGGCACGGCCTCGGCCGCCGAGGTGGGCGCCGATCTGGGCATCCACGTCTCGACGGCGCGCTTCCACCTGGACCATCTGGTCGAGGACGGACGCGCCCGGTCGGGTCGCGAGAAGCGCGCCACCCGCGGGCGCCCGCGCACCATGTTCACCCTGACCCCCGACCCGAAGGAGGGGCCGAGGGCCTACCAGATGCTCGCCGGGGTGCTCGTCGACCACCTGTCGCGGCAGGACGACGCCGTCGCCCTGGCCCACCAGGCCGGGGTGGAGTGGGGACGTCGGTACGCAGGTGTCGACGTCACCGAGATCCTTGAACAGATCGGCTTCGCCCCTTGCACGACCCTGGTGGACGACGACCAGGATGAGGGCCCGGACGGCGAGGCACGGATCGCACTGCGCCACTGCCCCTTCATCGACGTCGTCCAGGAGCATGCGGCCCTGCTCTGTCCGCTGCACCGCGGCGTCGTCGAGGGGGTCGTGGGCCATCCGGTGACTCTGGAGGCCCACCCCGGCGCAACCTGCTACGTCGACCTGGAGCAGGCCGGCTGA